From Chryseobacterium camelliae:
CATCGAGAATCTGAAGGAAGTGTGAAATTCAATGATCCGGATCTTGGGATAGATTGGAAAATTGCTGAGAACGATGCCATTCTTTCTGATAAAGATCAAAATGCTCCGAGCTTTAAGGACAGAAACTTCTAATGAATTAAATTAAGCCAATCCAAACTCAATTTATTTTTAATTCAAACTCTCCAATAATTCGTATCTTTGCACACTCAAAATCAAAAAGATGCGCACAAAATCTGTAGGTAAAAAGAAAATCAATGTGGTAACGCTGGGCTGCTCCAAGAATGTTTATGATTCTGAAGTGCTGATGAGCCAGCTGAAAGCCAACGGTAAAGAAGTGGTTCATGAAGACAGGGGAGATATCGTGGTGATCAATACCTGCGGATTTATCGACAATGCCAAAGAAGAATCCATCAACACCATCCTGGATTATGTGGAAGCAAAGAACAGGGGGGAAGTGGAGAAGGTTTTTGTGACCGGATGCCTTTCCGAAAGGTATAAGCCGGATTTGGTAAAGGAGATTCCGGATGTGGACCAGTACTTTGGTACCCGCGATCTGCCGATTCTTCTGAAGCATCTCGGAGCAGATTATAAGCATGAACTGGTTGGGGAGAGGCTAACGACAACGCCTAAGCATTATGCATATCTGAAGATCTCCGAAGGTTGTGACAGACCATGTTCTTTCTGTGCTATTCCGCTGATGAGGGGAGGCCATATTTCCACTCCGATAGAAAAACTCGTTATTGAAGCACAAAAGCTGGCCAAATCCGGTACCAAGGAACTCATTCTTATTGCTCAGGATCTTACCTATTACGGGCTTGATCTGTACAAGAAAAGAGCATTGGGTGATCTTCTTAAAGAACTCGTTAAGATTGACGGTATCGAATGGATCAGGCTGCATTATGCATTTCCTAGCGGGTTTCCTGAAGATGTACTGGATATCATTCGTGAAGAACCTAAAATATGCAACTATATTGATATTCCGCTTCAGCACATCAACTCCGAATTGTTGAAATCAATGAAGAGAGGCACAACGCATGAAAAGACCGACGCGCTTCTTGCCAAGTTCAGGGAAAAAGTTCAGGATATGGCCATCCGGACCACACTAATTGTAGGATATCCTGGAGAAACGGAGGAGAGATTTCAGGAACTTAAAGA
This genomic window contains:
- the rimO gene encoding 30S ribosomal protein S12 methylthiotransferase RimO, producing the protein MRTKSVGKKKINVVTLGCSKNVYDSEVLMSQLKANGKEVVHEDRGDIVVINTCGFIDNAKEESINTILDYVEAKNRGEVEKVFVTGCLSERYKPDLVKEIPDVDQYFGTRDLPILLKHLGADYKHELVGERLTTTPKHYAYLKISEGCDRPCSFCAIPLMRGGHISTPIEKLVIEAQKLAKSGTKELILIAQDLTYYGLDLYKKRALGDLLKELVKIDGIEWIRLHYAFPSGFPEDVLDIIREEPKICNYIDIPLQHINSELLKSMKRGTTHEKTDALLAKFREKVQDMAIRTTLIVGYPGETEERFQELKDWVREQKFDRLGCFTYSHEENTTAHVLEDNIPQEVKEARVEEIMELQSQISWEKNQEKIGHVYKCVFDRKEGNYFIGRTEYDSPDVDNTVLVPAENTYISIGEFAHVKITSAEEFDLYGELV